The following coding sequences lie in one Gadus macrocephalus chromosome 1, ASM3116895v1 genomic window:
- the LOC132464827 gene encoding uncharacterized protein LOC132464827, with protein MYKGIQVTHAGDRSVQAFKNARTRYIQHLIDALHARFPDDSLDLLNCFDVLLNPSRYPQTAALREYAEPAIQTMLGHFGQEIASEDDSATATTFIDAASAKRDAIPMMTALRSYGGLHFSSACEMLIRDYAEIFPEWVKLAKVACVIPVSSVPAERGFSLQNRIKTAQRSRLGEGRVTRLMRIASSRDTLDTFDFNSAAARFTAAKYRKK; from the exons ATGTACAAAGGCATTCAAGTGACCCATGCAGGCGACCGGTCCGTTCAAGCCTTCAAAAATGCCCGAACAAGATACATTCAACACCTGATCGATGCTTTACACGCCCGTTTCCCTGACGATTCCCTGGATCTGCTTAACTGCTTCGACGTCCTTCTTAATCCCTCCCGATACCCACAGACAGCTG CACTTCGGGAGTATGCAGAACCAGCCATCCAAACCATGCTGGGTCATTTTGGCCAAGAAATTGCAAGCGAGGACGATTCGGCCACAGCCACCACATTCATCGATGCCGCAAGCGCGAAGCGAGATGCCATCCCAATGATGACAGCCCTCCGCAGTTACGGGGGCTTGCATTTTTCATCGGCCTGCGAGATGCTCATAAGAGATTACGCGGAAATCTTCCCAGAGTGGGTCAAACTGGCAAAGGTAGCCTGTGTTATCCCCGTCTCCAGTGTGCCAGCGGAGAGAGGCTTCTCCCTGCAGAACCGCATAAAGACTGCTCAGCGAAGCCGCCTTGGGGAAGGAAGAGTCACAAGGCTTATGCGCATTGCAAGCAGCAGAGACACACTAGATACATTTGACTTTAATTCAGCAGCGGCACGCTTCACAGCTGCCAAATATCGAAAGaagtaa
- the LOC132464817 gene encoding zinc finger MYM-type protein 1-like: protein MLSVAREQIIKEAQKSVFVSIQADETTDISTQTQLVLVLRYIDDKHSVQESFFDFIPLQSSTSESIATALKERLAAIIPEDQKSKLICQAYDGASVMRGANAGVQRKIKDEYPNAHYIHCYAHQLNLIMQQATSHISKVRIFFSDLGGFASFFSRSPKRTAVLAKMVAHRLPTSSNVRWNFHSRAVNTVFEHRQDLIQCFENIRDSGDFDPKTMREAGGMAMLLEHQDFKFFLELFHHIMPHVDLLYAKLQKKNIDAVHIKGSIQQFEQDIQIIRNSRHSMGEQSSGSLTSKRRRVLSSEDRQNVAEEICNTILGHTRERFSFTDHLVCATLLQGDRFEDHQGAFPEETLQSTLKAYKMLNGSKLKTELSLIYSKVEFRACCGAVDLFQLFMENNLEDVFSETVTLLKILITTPMTTAEAERCFSTLKRVKTFLRNTMTQERLNALAMLSMENRLVCEMTDFNQKVIEKFAGLKERRAKFMFK from the exons ATGTTGTCTGTTGCAAGGGAGCAAATAATTAAAGAAGCTCAAAAGAGTGTTTTTGTATCAATCCAGGCAGATGAGACAACAGATATTTCAACACAGACCCAACTTGTGCTTGTACTACGCTACATTGATGACAAACACAGTGTGCAGGAAAGTTTTTTTGATTTCATTCCTCTGCAGTCATCTACTTCTGAGTCCATTGCTACTGCATTAAAAGAGCGTCTTGCTGCCATCATTCCTGAGGATCAGAAAAGCAAGCTAATCTGCCAGGCATATGATGGAGCCAGTGTGATGAGGGGTGCCAATGCAGGTGTTCAGAGGAAAATCAAAGATGAGTACCCAAATGCCCACTATATCCACTGCTATGCACACCAACTCAACCTGATCATGCAACAGGCCACCTCTCACATTTCCAAGgtgagaatttttttttctgacctGGGTGGATTTGCCAGCTTTTTTTCCAGATCACCCAAGCGTACAGCTGTTCTTGCTAAAATGGTGGCCCATAGACTGCCAACATCCAGCAATGTCAGATGGAACTTTCACAGCCGAGCCGTCAACACTGTGTTTGAGCACAGACAGGATCTCATTCAGTGTTTTGAGAACATACGCGACTCGGGTGACTTTGACCCCAAAACCATGAGAGAGGCAGGAGGCATGGCCATGCTGCTGGAACATCAGGATTTTAAGTTCTTTCTGGAACTTTTTCACCACATCATGCCACATGTGGACCTCCTCTATGCCAAGCTCCAGAAGAAGAACATAGATGCAGTCCACATCAAAGGGAGCATCCAGCAGTTTGAACAGGACATACAAATCATCAG AAATTCTCGCCATTCCATGGGTGAGCAAAGCAGTGGTTCTCTGACATCAAAGAGGCGTCGGGTACTCAGTTCAGAGGATCGTCAAAATGTTGCAGAAGAG ATCTGCAACACCATTCTGGGACACACCAGGGAGCGCTTCTCCTTCACCGACCATCTTGTCTGTGCAACCTTGCTGCAGGGGGACAGGTTTGAGGACCATCAGGGGGCATTTCCTGAAGAGACACTACAAAGCACGCTGAAGGCCTACAAAATGCTGAATGGAAGCAAACTGAAGACAGAGCTCAGTCTCATCTACAGCAAAGTAGAGTTCAGAGCCTGTTGTGGTGCAGTGGACCTGTTCCAGCTGTTCATGGAAAACAATCTTGAAGATGTCTTTTCAGAAACTGTCACTCTCTTAAAGATCCTCATCACCACACCCATGACCACAGCTGAAGCAGAGAGGTGCTTCTCAACCTTGAAAAGAGTGAAAACCTTCCTCAGAAACACCATGACCCAGGAGAGGCTGAATGCACTGGCCATGCTCTCCATGGAAAATAGACTTGTTTGTGAAATGACAGATTTCAATCAGAAAGTCATTGAAAAATTTGCTGgcctgaaggagaggagagcaaaaTTTATGTTCAAGTAG